A genomic segment from Dasania marina DSM 21967 encodes:
- a CDS encoding penicillin-binding protein activator LpoB, producing the protein MTTSTTLLPRLGLLALLLAGISACSTVSVSRVDSSEEIALTDKWNDKDSQLTAEAMIEDMLTFPWIAEYQRKNNRRPTVIIQRVRNKSHEHIATDTFTNDLKRSLLRSGRVDFVADSELRKDIRAERADQELNARADTQAQMGEETGADYALSGTINSTLDELDGKRVTAYQIDLRLIDMSTNREAWNGQKKIKKLQERSKFGF; encoded by the coding sequence ATGACTACGTCAACAACTCTGCTGCCTCGCCTAGGCTTACTGGCGCTATTATTAGCAGGCATAAGCGCCTGCAGCACCGTGTCAGTATCGCGGGTAGATAGCAGCGAGGAAATCGCCCTCACTGACAAATGGAACGATAAAGATTCTCAGCTCACCGCCGAAGCCATGATAGAAGACATGCTCACCTTCCCTTGGATAGCCGAGTATCAACGTAAAAATAATCGCCGCCCCACCGTGATTATCCAGCGGGTGCGCAATAAATCCCACGAGCATATCGCCACCGATACCTTTACCAATGATCTAAAACGCAGCCTGTTACGCAGCGGCAGAGTCGACTTTGTTGCCGACAGTGAACTGCGTAAAGACATACGCGCCGAGCGCGCCGACCAAGAGCTAAACGCCCGCGCCGACACCCAAGCACAAATGGGTGAAGAAACCGGTGCCGACTACGCCCTTTCTGGCACTATTAACTCTACCCTAGATGAGTTGGACGGCAAGCGCGTTACCGCCTATCAAATTGATTTACGCCTTATTGATATGAGCACTAACCGCGAAGCATGGAACGGCCAGAAGAAAATCAAAAAACTACAGGAGCGCTCAAAGTTTGGCTTCTAA
- a CDS encoding LPP20 family lipoprotein — MASKTSASRYLLSSCLVVAALAGCKSVSSQLQPSDEQQQAEAELHSQADDAFAELEGKPRPAATDTIKATTTAKPAQLYQQDNTPAVKTHQRQPDWVMTPPNNPEYVFGVGAAGINSTAATASQIADEQAKVNLAAKLRVSVSAVNNAQEELQQGVVSQSFSSEVRNTVVQTSYSGLNIIERYIDKDNASVYALAALHKQSALANLQQQIAQLDQQILSASLASSEGSTLAKLRTALPSLKLLAQRQQLNQQALDISNGQQSFPVSPALIDFEKNIYALLDTLRFRMVENGDTILRDNLIKTLTDQGMRVSQQGSADIVLSYTVSWRHINRDKQHYQLANATVSLQDEQGKTLSTFIAKAKGISSDAGLAKDKALEKLAQQLGSSLGANIVKAID; from the coding sequence TTGGCTTCTAAAACAAGCGCCAGCCGCTACCTGCTAAGCAGCTGCCTAGTCGTGGCAGCCTTAGCGGGCTGTAAATCCGTCAGCTCGCAACTGCAGCCTAGCGATGAGCAACAACAAGCCGAAGCTGAGTTACATAGCCAAGCCGACGATGCCTTTGCCGAGCTAGAGGGCAAACCTCGCCCGGCGGCTACTGATACGATCAAGGCCACGACCACAGCTAAGCCTGCGCAACTGTACCAACAAGACAATACGCCAGCGGTAAAAACCCATCAACGGCAACCGGACTGGGTCATGACCCCGCCCAATAACCCTGAGTACGTCTTTGGCGTAGGCGCTGCGGGGATTAATTCCACCGCTGCCACCGCCAGCCAAATTGCCGACGAGCAGGCCAAGGTCAACCTAGCGGCCAAGCTGCGAGTTTCCGTGAGTGCGGTAAACAATGCGCAGGAAGAGTTACAACAAGGGGTGGTTAGCCAGTCCTTTAGCAGCGAAGTGCGCAACACCGTAGTGCAAACCAGCTATAGCGGGCTCAACATTATCGAGCGCTATATCGATAAGGACAATGCCAGCGTCTATGCACTGGCAGCCTTACATAAGCAAAGCGCGTTGGCCAACCTACAGCAGCAAATCGCACAGCTAGACCAACAGATACTCAGCGCCAGCCTAGCCAGTAGCGAGGGCAGCACCTTAGCTAAATTGCGCACCGCCCTGCCCAGCCTGAAACTGCTGGCCCAGCGCCAGCAATTAAATCAACAGGCGCTAGACATCTCTAACGGCCAGCAAAGCTTCCCAGTAAGCCCAGCGCTAATCGATTTTGAAAAAAACATTTACGCACTACTGGATACATTACGCTTTCGCATGGTCGAAAACGGCGATACGATTTTACGCGACAACCTCATCAAAACCTTAACCGACCAAGGCATGCGGGTGAGCCAACAAGGCAGTGCCGACATAGTGTTGAGCTATACGGTGAGCTGGCGCCACATCAACCGCGATAAGCAGCACTATCAACTGGCCAATGCCACCGTTAGCCTGCAGGACGAACAAGGCAAAACCTTATCGACCTTTATCGCCAAGGCCAAAGGCATCTCCAGCGATGCAGGCTTAGCCAAAGACAAAGCCCTAGAGAAACTAGCCCAACAATTGGGTAGCTCGCTGGGAGCCAATATCGTTAAGGCCATAGATTAA
- the gorA gene encoding glutathione-disulfide reductase encodes MSTTTHNYDYDLFVIGAGSGGVRAGRMAAGYGAKVAVAEDRYMGGTCVNVGCVPKKLYVYASQFSHAFEDARGFGWDASLPNFNWATLRDNKKTEISRLNGIYDGMLDNAGVTVLNGRARFVDAHTVEVNGQQHSAQRIVIATGGWPFVPDIPGRELAVSSNEIFDLAHFPKRVIVVGGGYIAVEFACIFNGLGADTIQLYRGPLFLRGFDEDVRQFAAEEIAKSGVKLQFNNNISAIEKQADGSLLAQLEDGSSLACDAILYATGRKPHLQDLGLEHVDIALTDSGTIKVNEQFQTSTDHIYALGDVTGGMELTPVALAEGMALAKTLYNNEPSSVDYDNIATAVFCQPTIGTCGLSEQKAKEKYGEITVYESNFRAMKHTLGGRQERTYMKLIVDKASDKVVGVHMVGDEAGEIIQGIAIAMKAGATKAQFDSTIGIHPTAAEEFVTMRSPRA; translated from the coding sequence GTGAGCACAACTACCCACAACTACGATTACGATTTATTTGTTATAGGCGCAGGTTCCGGCGGCGTTAGAGCCGGGCGCATGGCCGCAGGTTACGGCGCCAAAGTGGCGGTCGCCGAAGACCGTTACATGGGCGGCACCTGCGTTAACGTAGGCTGTGTGCCGAAAAAACTCTACGTCTACGCCTCACAATTTAGCCACGCCTTTGAAGATGCGCGCGGTTTTGGTTGGGACGCCAGCCTCCCCAACTTTAATTGGGCCACCTTGCGCGATAACAAAAAAACCGAAATCAGCCGCTTAAACGGCATCTACGATGGCATGCTAGATAATGCTGGCGTTACCGTATTGAATGGCCGCGCCCGTTTTGTGGATGCTCACACCGTAGAGGTCAACGGCCAACAACACAGCGCCCAGCGCATTGTTATCGCCACTGGCGGCTGGCCTTTTGTGCCCGACATTCCCGGCCGCGAACTCGCGGTTAGTTCCAATGAAATCTTTGACTTAGCGCATTTCCCCAAGCGCGTTATCGTGGTGGGCGGTGGCTATATCGCGGTAGAGTTCGCCTGTATTTTTAATGGCTTGGGTGCAGACACTATCCAGCTGTATCGCGGCCCGTTATTTTTGCGCGGTTTTGATGAAGACGTGCGCCAGTTTGCCGCCGAAGAAATTGCCAAGTCCGGCGTCAAACTACAGTTCAACAACAATATTAGCGCGATAGAAAAACAAGCCGACGGTTCACTACTGGCACAACTAGAAGACGGCAGCAGCCTAGCCTGTGATGCTATTTTATACGCCACCGGCCGCAAACCGCACTTACAAGACTTAGGCTTAGAGCATGTCGATATTGCGCTAACCGATAGCGGCACTATTAAAGTGAATGAGCAATTTCAAACCAGCACCGATCACATCTATGCCTTAGGCGATGTCACCGGCGGTATGGAGCTCACACCTGTAGCTTTAGCCGAAGGCATGGCGCTAGCCAAAACCCTATACAACAACGAGCCTAGCTCGGTGGATTACGACAATATTGCCACCGCGGTATTTTGCCAACCCACCATAGGCACTTGTGGTTTATCGGAGCAAAAAGCAAAAGAAAAATACGGCGAAATTACTGTTTACGAATCTAACTTTCGCGCCATGAAGCACACCCTGGGCGGTCGCCAAGAGCGCACCTATATGAAGCTCATCGTCGATAAAGCTAGCGACAAAGTAGTAGGCGTACATATGGTGGGCGATGAAGCCGGTGAAATTATTCAGGGCATAGCCATAGCGATGAAAGCCGGTGCCACCAAGGCCCAGTTTGATAGCACTATAGGCATACACCCCACTGCTGCGGAAGAGTTTGTGACTATGCGTAGCCCTCGCGCTTAA